The nucleotide window AAGTCCTCTTTCTATAAAGTGAGGATGCAGTGAGAATACAATCTCATAGAATCTAATCCACCACACCTTCAGGGACCATGTCTTTCGAGCCTGAGAGAAATTCACGCCTGTTGTTTATAAACTGCTGGACTGAAAAAGCCCAAACTGACAGTGTCTGTCATTAAAACTTGCATAAAACCAAGCACTGGTTCACCACCCTGTACTGTGCCTTTGACACATAGGATCCTCCTCAAAGCCCCTTTTTCTGCCCGAGTGTCAACCTGAGCCAAACTGGGCTTCCATGGACAGGGGCCAGGAGGTAGCTTTCCAGGGCATAGGGTTACTTTGCCACCAGAGGAGGGTCGTCTGCTCCATTTTCACTATAACTCCCTTTACATCTGCTCAAGAAGTGAGAGTCTACATaattgaggtaaaaaaaaaaaaaaaaacaaaaaaaaaaaaaaaaaaaaaaaaaaaaaactctacaggAAAGGCAGCAGCTTCCACAACCCAGGACCTAGTTTTCCTCCCATGAATCAAGAGGCTCCTTGCCAactggtggtgcattcctttaatcccagtactcaggaaacaggcaggcagatctctgtgagttcgaggccagcctggtctacaaagcgagttcaggacagccaaggctacatagagaaaccctgtctcagaaaaacaaacaaacaaacaaacaaaaactctgccAAGGACAGGCCAGGTTTAAAATCATCAGCCTGATCCTATGGCCCCTCCCAATGCATGTCAATTCCCAGGAAGTTACTCTTTTGTAGCTGGAGTCAGAAACACTTCTTCTACGGACAGCACCAGACAGTAGGCAAGTGTTTATTAAAGCACTCCTTCATTACTCAAGAGGCAGGCTCAGTGCTAGCTACATGCAAGAAATGATACTTGTTGCATGCTTAAATACATAAAGATATACAAATTCACAAAGTTTCTGACCATAGCAATACGCTATAGCTAATGATTCCTGCTCCAGTGTCACAGAAAGAGACCTGGCCTTCCCGGAAAGATTGTTAAGGCCAGGTCTCTCTGAGACAGGAACCAGCCCAGGCCCGGCATCGGGCCCTGCATTATATGAAACCACCTGACCAATGCCTCAGTGTAAGACCATAATCTATGGAAGGTTGCTGGTACTTTGGTATCTTGCCCACAGAAAGTATTTACAAAGCCTCTTATTCTCTGAACCACCAAATAGGTCTCCAAGGTACAGACTCTTCTTCCAACGTCCCCAAACCCTGATGGTCCTTGCAGATTGACTCAAATGAGCCATTTTAGGCTTCGTCTCTCATACCAGCACTTCATTTGATGCCAGCCTCCAATTTGGCAGCAAGCTCAAATTTGTCCTAAGACCTGTAAGTGAAACAAGTGGTCACAGTGGATATAGAACAGAATACGTCCTGACTGCCACCATCCCCAGGCTTCAAGTTCACTTCTAGCTGTACAGCTGCTGATCTCCAATGTCAAGTTAAAAGAGAGGCTGCTGGAGAGCTTAGGAAGGTTGTGGAGAATGCTGAGAGAACATATACTCCTGCCTTGCCCCGCCCTTGCTAAGCAGACAAGACCAGCACATGGTGCCTCCATGTCGTGATCACCCTACAGAGGCCACACGGCTCTCTCCTGATTACCTCTCACACACCTGGGAGCAGAGCTTGTGAAGCAATCTGTAGTGTAAGAGTTCACAGTGGttttggaggggaaaaaaaaaaccttagggaGGCTGTGGGTCTTGTCCCCTTGTTGGCCTGTTGCTGAGAAGGTGGCCCAGCTTGGAGCCACAGTCAGTTAGAGCAGGCAGTGGCAGTCCAAGTAAAGTGTGAAGTCCCCTTCACAGACTTCATGGTACAGCTCGGAAAGCATCTTCTGAAAACGGCCATCCAAGAACCCACCGACGCCCACCCACCTCAGGTAATCTGGCTGCATCAGTGGAGTCAGAACCAGAAGATGCTCCAAGGTGACTCCAGGCTTAGAAGCCAGccttacttaaaaagaaaaatgctgccCACTGTACTACCGGGTAACACCAAGTATGTCCAGCCGTCTTGTGGAGATACTGAAGAGCTGAGGACAACAGCAGACAACATGTGACCATGTGATCACTACCATACCTCAGGTTGAGTCCACCTAGAACCAGGAGAGCAGGGAGAGGCCAGGGAAGAGTCAAGTAAAGCATGAGTACCTACATGGGCTCACCAGGCATGTCCACTGTTTCCATGCAGTGTCCTTTGGTCCTCTCTGGTCCTACACCAAGGAGGGAGCTTGCTATAACCGAGGCCAAGAAGGCCACCTTGACGCTTTGACCTGTCCCATGGTGTTATAAGGTCTTCCTCTAGGACTGAGCATCCTGAGCCATTCAAGGCCCCAGATGCTCAAGGTTCAGGGTCAACCTAGAGAGCAGTGACCTGTGTGAGCTCTGTGTTGGGTGTAGATGGGCTCTGTGGGCTGACAGGCACCATGGGCAGGTCCACGCCTAGTCATGCCGGCCGTGGTACTGTCTCAGAGGTCTTGCAGGCAAAGCCCACATCCTTGGCGATGCTGCGCACGCGATCAGAAACCTGCATCTCCCGATGCAGGGATGAAGCGCAGCAGAACTTCCTAAAGCAGGCCTTGAAGTTTTCATCCAGGAAAGCGTAAAGAATGGGGTTGAGACAGCTGTTGACATAGCCCAGGGCTGTGCAGAAGCGCAGGATGGCTACTGCAGTCTCACTACCTGGCTGAACACCCAGTCCTTGGACCAGCACAAAGACCTGCACGGGTGTCCAGCAGCCCACAAACAcggccaccaccaccagcaccagccGTGTGATACGCCGCAGGTTCCGGTCCTTCTCTCGGGAGCCTGAAAGCAGACGGACACCGCGGAGCCGTCGAATCATGAGGCTGTAGCAGACAGAGATGATCAGCACAGGGATgatgaaggaaaaaaggaagatgCAGATGGCAAATACAGGGCCCCAATAGTCCTGAGGGGCAGGGATCTCCACCAGGCACTCGATCTCTGCAGGAGAGAAATGGGGTCAGAGATGCCACCAAGAACCACGGGGAACTAACTGGtcagggaggaggaccacccacTGACCTTCATCCTCCACTTGTGCTGAGCCCATGATGGCAACAGGAACACCAACCACTGAGGCCAGGGCCCATATGGCCACGTTGACAGCCTGGGCTTTGCTGGATGTCCGAACATCCAGGGCACGGATAGGGTGGCAGATGGCCACGTAACGGTCTACACTCATGGCCGTGAGAGTGAAAGTGCTGGTGAACAGGTTGTAGTAATCAGTGGCGATGACCGTTTTGCACAGCGCATCTCCAAATGGCCAGAAGCCCAGGAGGATATCGGCGCCCTGGAAGGGCAGGGTCAGCAAGACCAGGGTATCGGCCAGCGCCAGGTTAAATATGTAAATGTTGGTAGCTGTCTTCATCTTGGTGTGCCTGTAGCggacagggagaaaaaaaaaggctccatTTGGCCACTTTGGCTAGACTTGGCAGCAAAGGGGCCACCACGAGGGTCATCATCTTTGGCTCTCCCAACCCCAGTATCTCCAAGGACGCTTGTTAAGTGGCAGATCCTGCACTACACCCAAGGTCCACATCTACAAAAAGGTTTCAACCCTCAGGCAGGACTACTCTGGAAAAGTTGGAGGCCTAAGAGAGTACTTGAGTACGCCTCTAACCTGAACTGTGAGCTTTGTGAAACAAATCAAGAGAGAAAGATGCTGTCTTCTCTCCCGAGTCTCTCTTAAGACTCCTCTCTGAGGTTGTTCAGGGGGTCACTGCCTGTAAAGCTCATCAAAGGTCTTCCAAGTGCACATGGCGTCTagcaatgaaaacagaaaatggtGGGACAGCCAGGTGGCTCAGCCAGGAAGGGCACTTATTACCAATTCTGATGACCTTAATTCCATCTCTAGGACAcatgtggtagaaggagaaacCAACACAGTGGTAGGAGAAAGCCATCTCCCTCATCTGACCTATAtgttcacacagacacaaacatgcacataaataaatgcagtattttttaattctaaaaaaaaaaaaaaaacaggaaatgaggACAAGAAAGAGCAGGAGATGTCCTAATTTTGTTTGATTGTATCCAAAACACCTAGAACCATGCTAGGAACATTATAAGCAATAAATATTAGTGGAATGAACTAACGTTTATGATTGTGGTAGGGAAGGGTGATTgtaatggtgatggtgatggtggtggtggttataGTGGTTATGGTGGTATGATAGTTGTACCACTAGAAATAACAGTAGTCCGTGTCAGTTTTGTTGCTAGCAGGGAATCTGGGATTAAGTTCTGTTTCTTAGAAATTAAACCCAGAGACCTCAATTGCAATAAACAACAATGTCAATGGTAGATATCTGAGCCAAGCTCTTGATATAGATTTTACCTCATTGAGGTTTACAAAAAATGCCGTCTTGATCCCTACTCTCTGGAGAAGAGAGCTGAGGCTCAGAGGACTAAGTATCTTTCATAAGATCTTAAAATTACTAACATGCAGAATGGGGCTCAGACTAGGGTTTTTGGATTCTTGGCGTACACCCAACTCCTGTGTGTCTCCTGTGCTGTCTCCTGAGCCAGTGTGCCCACAGCAGTTCCTGAGAATAGCTCTCTGGGGATGTTAGAGGATATGATGGCCTTCCTCATCTGCTCTAATGCAGTAAGTGGCTCTGAGTAAAAATGTCCCAaatgcaaaggaaaaaataatgcaGGAGGGAAGTGCTGAAGGATAGGCAAGGCTCACAAACCGCCCCAGGTTGGTGCACTTCTTGCCAAAGACACATCCTCTAACAAGAGGCACATGGGTCATAGAATAGTTTCCCACAGGGGTCCTCTGCCGAAAGTCAACATTGGGAAGGCTTTTCCTCCTGCACTGTCTAATCACATATCACATGGGCACACATGCACCCATATATGGCTTTGTAATCCACATTTCCCATTtaataaatgtagaaaataatTGCTCTGAAATACTAAAAGGATAGTGATGAGGCAGAGTATGGacactgccctgccctgcccttcctCTACCAATACCACTCTTACCCTGATACCATCAAGGAGGACCACAGCCTCTTTCTtcagagccatttttttttaaagagaaaatatctTTTATCAGTGAAGAACCTTGCTCTAGTTATTGCCGTTCAAGTACCTCCCATGTCTTCCCAATGCCCAAAGAATTCAGTGTCCCCAGTCTGGCATTCAAGTCCTCACCTGCTGTCTCCAGTCCCCCTCAATCCCTCAATGCCCTCCCAGCTGGAAAAAAGCAGAGACCATCATTGCCACAACACATTTATCCATTGAACACTCCTTGTGCGGCTTCCTTGTCCACCAAACTGTATGTcagactgcccctatcagtgtcCTCCTCACTGTTGACCCTACCTCTATTTTTGTCCTCCAAAGTTTTCCATTTCTGAGTACCAGTAGAAGGTACTGGTCTGGGCTCAGCCAAAGACCTCCACCATGAACAGGGATCCCAAGAGCCAAAGAACAAGCATCAGCCCTTCTGCCTCTCTTTGAGAAATCCTAGTATCCTGTGTACCCATGAGGTCATTCACACAAACAGCATGGCATGGACTTATCTGTGGCTCCAAGCCTCCAGATGGCGACACCTAGTCTGGGACAGATGGGGGCAGAACAGGAGTTGAACATCAAGGTTGATCCTGCCCgctaaacagagaggaaagaaatttGATGGAGCAAGCAGAAAATCCATCCTTGCTCAGATTCATCCAGAacagcctcctgcctcaggttctcCCTCCACAGATTGGTGGGGCCCAGCCTACCTGAGGATGACATACATGACGAGGCAGTTCCCCAGGAGCCCCCCGATGCACACAGCCAAGTAGAGCCCCACGATGGTGACTTTGAGTCCAAGGGGCAGGAAGGCGCTGTGGCTAGCATTGAGCAGCAGGTGGTGGGGTACAGTCTCATTTAGGAGGGACAGGTTGCCTTGAAAGTGGCTGCCATACAAGACCTCCCAGAATGGGGCAGGAAAGAGGGACTCCATGCTCTCACCCTGAAAAGCCACTCAGTACAGTTCCTGGAACAGGGCACAGAAATAAGTGACCACAGTGCTAGACACAGTCCCCTGAGGCCTTAGAATACAGCACAACTAGACTAACAGGCACACGAACATCCCCATGGGCACCCACAAACATTAggcacccacacagacacacagatacacagacacagacaaaggCGCACACATGGGCACATGACGACACACACAGAAGCAAAGGAGCACATTTACCCACACCGTTACCTCCTATTAGGATTACAGACTCAGAGAGAAGCTACGTGGATGGCTACACAAGCACAAATGTCCACCCACAGAGATCAGGGTCCCACAGCCACCTGCATACAGAAATGCCCAAAACATCCGAAGGCACACTGGGGCACGGAAAAACAAGGAGTTTACCCAGAAATGCCTAGTGCTCAGGCATTTCACATAGCTTCCTCCCggtgctcccccacccccagctctgccagcagcagcagtagcCCTCACCGGAGCCCCGCTTACCTCCAACAGCACACACAGCCTCTTCAGAACCTGGACCAAAACAGACCCTAACGCTCAACAgaaaagcaggcaggcaggcaggcaggagcgCAATGGACCGAGCAATGCTTTTCACTCCAGCATGGGGTCTGCTCGGGCTGCGAATGGCTCCTAGCTCCTGCTCGGAAGATAAGATATTGACTAGACAGACGCAGCAGCCAATGCGGCagccagaaggggaggaggggcagaaGGCTGtggctgagagagggaggggcagTGCAGGTTGGAGAGGGGAGCCAAGAAAAAGATCACCAGACAAGAACCTCTAGGATCCACACCATGGACCCACCCAAGACAGACACACTCAGGAGCTGGGACATACAATGGGGAAATCCATAAACACAGAAATGGAGGCATGAACAGGAATTCAGACACGCGGAGCCTTagacacaagaacacacacagagaggtaCACCGAGAAACGCTCACCAGAGGCAGAGGTGAGGCTCCAATACATGcaaatgttgttttgtttgaagaTATTTTGGAGGAGGGGGGGGaggttcgagacagggtttctctgtgtagccctggaactcagaaatccatcagcctctgcctcccagattaaaggtgtgtgccaccaccactggtGAATGCTGTTTTGTACAGCCTAGCCCAGACCAGATTTTGCTAGCTTTCCTGCCCAGAGCTGTCCTCTGCCGGGTGTCCAGTGGGACAGAGCACCACGGCAATAGTCAGCAATATTCTGACCCAACTAATTCTCCAGGTAAAAGTCTTGTTGCAAATAAGCAAGAGACTCTCTGGACTGAGGACCCACGAAGTGCTGCCCTGAATCTGTGTGCTGCTTATACGCAATGTACACCAAGTCCGAGACAAAACTGAGCTCCTGAACCCCCACTACACACGGCCATTGCCACCCATGTTATCTTCACACAAATGAAAGCATCATGCCTCTGAAGTCTGGAGCTGCTCATCATTATGGCAGGGATAAGAGGAAGCCAGGCCCACTGGCCACTTGGAGCCACACCACAACTGAGTCCCTAAAATGGATCTTAGCATACACAGAGAGAGCAAACTCCTAAGGACCTTCTTTGCTAGCACAGAGGTCACAGTCCA belongs to Meriones unguiculatus strain TT.TT164.6M chromosome 4, Bangor_MerUng_6.1, whole genome shotgun sequence and includes:
- the Oprl1 gene encoding nociceptin receptor isoform X2 is translated as MKTATNIYIFNLALADTLVLLTLPFQGADILLGFWPFGDALCKTVIATDYYNLFTSTFTLTAMSVDRYVAICHPIRALDVRTSSKAQAVNVAIWALASVVGVPVAIMGSAQVEDEEIECLVEIPAPQDYWGPVFAICIFLFSFIIPVLIISVCYSLMIRRLRGVRLLSGSREKDRNLRRITRLVLVVVAVFVGCWTPVQVFVLVQGLGVQPGSETAVAILRFCTALGYVNSCLNPILYAFLDENFKACFRKFCCASSLHREMQVSDRVRSIAKDVGFACKTSETVPRPA
- the Oprl1 gene encoding nociceptin receptor isoform X1, with the protein product MESLFPAPFWEVLYGSHFQGNLSLLNETVPHHLLLNASHSAFLPLGLKVTIVGLYLAVCIGGLLGNCLVMYVILRHTKMKTATNIYIFNLALADTLVLLTLPFQGADILLGFWPFGDALCKTVIATDYYNLFTSTFTLTAMSVDRYVAICHPIRALDVRTSSKAQAVNVAIWALASVVGVPVAIMGSAQVEDEEIECLVEIPAPQDYWGPVFAICIFLFSFIIPVLIISVCYSLMIRRLRGVRLLSGSREKDRNLRRITRLVLVVVAVFVGCWTPVQVFVLVQGLGVQPGSETAVAILRFCTALGYVNSCLNPILYAFLDENFKACFRKFCCASSLHREMQVSDRVRSIAKDVGFACKTSETVPRPA